From the genome of Astatotilapia calliptera chromosome 3, fAstCal1.2, whole genome shotgun sequence:
TTCTGTACCTGCTAATAACAGAGTAATGGCCAGAAATGACTCGAATATTTGTTTGTAAATCATCCagaattgttgttgtttataatgtgGTTGCATGTTTTTctgaacacaaaaatatttttaattgaaatCTTAATCTTGATCCTGGGACTCGATCTTTCTGTCTGCTGCGATCCGCCTCAGACCATCAGACTATCCTGAACTTGATGCCAGCTGTGTGTCCTTAAAGAGTGATCTGTCCATGGAGCCTCCACTGTTCTTCAAAAAGCAGATTATTTCAGAGATGGTGTAAGTAAACATCAGCTCATCTTCTTCCTCATGTGTCCTCATCTTCAGAGTCATGCGAGAAGTCATGTGGCATTTTAGTTCAGTCcagcagaaacagcagaggaCATTTTCATGTATGATGAACAATTATGTTATTATGTGTCTTCTGAATGAGTTAGTAaactctctgtatgtattattgtagggtctaccttacaacataaagcaccttgaggcgactgatttggcgctatgtcaacaaaactgaattgaataaacTTGTTCTTGGTGGTCTACTTCTTTATCTGGCAGACATGACAGACCAGGCTGCTGTGAGCCTGATCACAGCTGTGTGTCTCTGAAGAGTGATACCTCCATGGAGCCACCGCTATTCTTCAAGAAACCAGCATCAACCTTTAGAGCAGGAAAACCAAAGAGGTGAGCTCTCCTGGAACGTCCATTAGAGCTGTCGCTATAATTACCTGGTTCCCTGTACTCGGGTTTAAGCTGATATTTAGACCTAAAATGGTTGTAAAGATTAATGTGAGTGTTAGTGAGACGTAGCAGTGAGACCTGAAATCAGATTTTGGAAGTTCGGTTTAACTAAGAGACTCACAAGTAACAGACACCAAAACAATGCTCAGAGGTGGTTAAAGCTCTGAGGCAGAACTATAAAAGGCCTTTTATGCATCTCGGTCTACTCTCAGGGTTCTggattgtttttaacatttaatggttattcatttttaaactgtatacaTTTATGATCTAATTTTCTCTGGGATGGCTCATTGTTTGCTTACCAGGATCTGTCAAAGAACTGTCTTCAAACAGACACGTAGCTGTGAGTCGGTGAAGAGTGATGCGTCCAAGGAGCCGCCGctatttttcaagaaaaacgTTATACCCTTAAAACCAGGGAAACGAAGGAGGTACGTTTTCCATCAGTACCGTCTCATTAAGTGGCTGTTTGCTCTGTACTGAGGTGTAAGTAGGTATCTACGGTATACTAAAAACAGCTCAGGGTAAAGAATAATCTGAAGAGCAGTGTtagtgtagtgtgtgtgtgaatgtctgtgtgaatgggtgaatgactgaacgtgtaaagcactttggggtccttagggattaGTAAGGCGCTATACAAATCCAGGCCATAGTGTATGTGTTATTTCACATAACAGCGAGACATAAAATCAGGTAGAGGAACTCCAGTTTGAGCAACACAGTCACAAGTTTATTCTTCAGATACCAAACATTACACAAAGGTTCATAAAACTCAGATATAACATATGAAAAGTAGTCATGACAGCCATGATCTTCTGGCAGAACTTCTCTAAAGTATGAACATATCAGTGCAGACGGAGCATTtacaaccatccatccatccattcccttccgcttatccttttcagggtcgcagggggcgctggagcctatcccagctgtcatagggcgagaggcggggtacaccctggacaggtcgccagtctgtcgcagggctaacacacagggacagacaaccattcacactcacattcactcgcacattcacacctagtggcaatttggattatccaattaacctatccccacaagctgcatgtctttggacggtgggaggaagccggagtacccagagagaacccacgcaaacacagggagaacatgcaaactccacacagaaagaccccggcctgatggtggaattgaactcaggaccttcttgctgtgcagcaacagtgctaaccaccgtgctgcccgcATTTACAACCATTAAACATAAAGTGGTAATTAGCTGAGTAAAATTTATTATGCAAAGAACGAGATCTCTAAAACCCCAGATAAGCTTCTCAGTTTGAAACGAAACCCTTAGAGATGCCTTTAACACCAGTTTAGTAACATACTCTGGGCTgcatacttttaaaaacagggTAAAAAAatagtgaaatctgaaaaatcTTTTGtgattaattttattaaagGAAGAAACATATCATTGGCATTCATTCAGGAAGTTTCACAGAAGTTTCAAAACTGGTTTCAAGCAGGAAGCATGTGAGACTCAAACAGGACAACAAGACAGAGAAATTAGAAAAatgagggtttaaatacacatgAGATAATTAGAGAAAGAGACAGCTGGGAAACAAGGTGCAGGGGAACGGAATCACCTAACGAGCAGGGGGTGGAGAAAactgaacataatgcacaagAGACTATGAAAATAACACACTGCAGTTTCATATAAACATGTTGTGGTTTTCCCTACATTCAGGTTGAGAGTATTATAATATGATGGTGTTGCTTTGACTGCACAATCCCACGAAACGATAtagaaaatatgtaaaatatatcAGCTGTGAATAACCTCCTAATTGCATTgtataaaaagaaatgattgtctGTAGGTGCAGGGAGCGCTGTTTGCATAGTCGCTCATTAAGACCAGGTTAATTCTGTCCATTTGCAATTACAATTGCTTAACTAGCTAACTAAATAGATTCTGCACATGAGAAGAGTGTCTGTATTTGCATTTGGACTGTCCCTTTCACACTgcaaatttttaaatttaaacaaatcCCAAAAGTGTTAAACTTAGATTAGCCACAACTTGAGTAAGCAGGCATGACTAATTTATTTGAAAGCGTAAATGGCACATTAATAACCAGGTGACCATTTTACGTGGCTGGATGTATATGTGGAAAGATAGTGTAATGTAATTCTTCATGGttcctccacagagtggaccagcggagctcagaggttcccagtggtcagtctacccagcagcatcaaacacagctggactccatatttatggtctgtacatGTGCAACAACTACTTTTACATCTATTGTGTTCACAGTCATCTCCATGCTGCTCTTTGTAGAGATCTGATGTTTGGCTCCATGATTTCAGTCTGATTGGCTCATTCATAAATattctgttccagctgctggaggacaacatcatcacttttgtgaaggacgagctgaagaagatccagaagGTTTTGAGTCCATATTATGAAGGCAGTGAGATGGAGGATGAAGCAGTATTGCATTGTGAAGATGAAAAGCAATGGAGGAGCAACAGAGAGGCATTTATAAAAATCACAGTCAACTTCCTAAGAAGAATGAAGCAGGAGGATCTGGTTGACCGTCTGAAGAACAGTGAGGATTTCTCTAAAGATTTTCTTTTGCTGAGTAACTGGAACATTTACTAATGTTTCAAAAGAGGGACCCACATGTGTTGAAATGCTAATGATTTAGGGCATGAAATTGTTGCCTGAACTTTCTAAACATTTAGTTGGTATATTTGGTCTGTTGTTCTTTTAGGAACTCCCAGCAGAGTTTGTCAGCAAAACCTTAAATCtgcactgaagaagaagttccagtgtgtgtttgaggggatcGCTAAGGCAGAAAGCCCAACccttctgaatcagatctacacagagctctacatcacagagggagggactgcagaggtcaatgatgaacatgaggtcagacagattcaaacagcatccaggaaaccagacagatcAGAAACAAgaatcagacaagaagacatctttaaagcctcacctggaagagatgaaccaatcagaacagtgctgacaaagggagtggctggcattgggaaaacagtcttaacacagaaatacaccctggactgggctgaagacaaagccaaccagcacatccagttcatatttccattcactttcagagagctgaatgtgctgaaagaggaaaagttcagcttggtgaaacttgttcatcacttctttactgaaaccaaagaagcaggaatctgcagctttgaagacttccaggttgtgttcatctttgatggtctggatgagtgtcgacttcctctggacttccacaaaactacaatcctaactgaccctagaaagtccacctcagtggatgtgctgctgataaacctcatcagggggaaactgcttccctctgctcgcctctggataaccacacgacctgcagcagccaatcagatccctcctgactgtgttggcatggtgacagaggtcagagggttcacagacccacagaaggaggagtacttcaggaagagattcagagatgaggagcaggccagcaggatcatctcacacatcaagacatcacgaagcctccacatcatgtgccacatcccagtcttctgctggatcactgctacagttctggaggatgtgctggaaaccagagagggaggacagctgcccaagaccctgactgagatgtacatccacttcctggtggttcaggtcaaagtgaagaaggtcaagtatgacagaggagctgagacagatccacactggagtccagagagcagggagatgattgagtctctgggaaaactggcctttgatcagctgcagaaaggaaacctgatcttctatgaatcagacctgacagagtgtggcatcgatatcagagcagcctcagtgtactcaggagtgttcacacagatctttaaagaagagagaggactgtaccaggacaaggtgttctgcttcatccatctgagtgttcaggagtttctggctgctcttcatgtccatctgaccttcatcaactctggactcaatctgctggaagaacaaaaaacaacctcCAAGAGGTCAAAACCAAGATACTTTACAGAGACACATTTCTATCAAAGTGCTGTGAATAAGGCGttacagagtccaaatggacacctggacttgttcctccgcttcctcctgggcCTTTCACTGCAAACCAGTCAGACTCTCCTTCAAGGTCTGCTGatacagacaggaagtagctcacagaccaatcaggaaacagtTCAGTACATCAAGGAGAAACTCAGTGAAAATCTGACTGCAGAGAAAAGTATCAATcttttccactgtctgaatgaactgaatgatcgttctctagtgaaagagatccaacagtccctgagatcaggaagtctctccacagataaactgtctcctgctcagtggtcagctctggtcttcatcttactgtcatcagaagaagatctggatgtgtttgacctgaagaaatactctgcttcagaggaggctcttctgaggctCCTGCCAGTTGTGAAAGCCTCTAAAAAAGCTCTGTAAGTACATAGATAGCACTTATTTATGAATGAAAATGATACAAAGTAGCTTACAACTATAGAAAAGGTAGAAcacttttgtattttgtttgtctCTTTAGGCTAAGTTGCTGCAACCTTTCAGAAAGAACCTGTGAAGCTCTTTCCACAGTCCTCTGTTCCCAGTCTTGCAGTCTaaaagagctggacctgagtaacaacAATCTGCAGGATTCAGGCGTGAAGCTTCTCTCAGTGGGGCTTGAAAGTCCTCAGTGTACACTGGAAACTCTCAGGTCAGATCAAGAGCTTTTTAAACTTACATTTAGATAGGAAAGACATGGTTATAGCTTACTGTCTTTCTCAGTTATTTTAAGTATAgtacaattatttttttcaaaaaacgTTAAAAACATTTGCTAAATTTGTGGAACTCTAGTTtgtcaggctgtctgatcacagaAGAAGGCTGCACTTCGCTCGCATCAGCTATCagctccaacccctcccatctgaaaGAGCTGGATCTGAGTTACAATCACTCAAGAGGCTTCGGGATGCAACGGCTGTCTGCTGGAATGAGTGATCCATGCTGGAGACTGGAAACTCTGAGGTATGGAGAGTCTTGTGACAGCCACACATGAATAGATAGAGAACACACATTAAGA
Proteins encoded in this window:
- the LOC113019598 gene encoding NACHT, LRR and PYD domains-containing protein 12-like; protein product: MDQCEDREEGAPPSKSTLCGEHESQTKAQRVSGRTCWPHVPQRFSESSCVSLRSNQSIEPPLFFAPDIPSDYPELDASCVSLKSDLSMEPPLFFKKQIISEMVHDRPGCCEPDHSCVSLKSDTSMEPPLFFKKPASTFRAGKPKRICQRTVFKQTRSCESVKSDASKEPPLFFKKNVIPLKPGKRRRVDQRSSEVPSGQSTQQHQTQLDSIFMLLEDNIITFVKDELKKIQKVLSPYYEGSEMEDEAVLHCEDEKQWRSNREAFIKITVNFLRRMKQEDLVDRLKNRTPSRVCQQNLKSALKKKFQCVFEGIAKAESPTLLNQIYTELYITEGGTAEVNDEHEVRQIQTASRKPDRSETRIRQEDIFKASPGRDEPIRTVLTKGVAGIGKTVLTQKYTLDWAEDKANQHIQFIFPFTFRELNVLKEEKFSLVKLVHHFFTETKEAGICSFEDFQVVFIFDGLDECRLPLDFHKTTILTDPRKSTSVDVLLINLIRGKLLPSARLWITTRPAAANQIPPDCVGMVTEVRGFTDPQKEEYFRKRFRDEEQASRIISHIKTSRSLHIMCHIPVFCWITATVLEDVLETREGGQLPKTLTEMYIHFLVVQVKVKKVKYDRGAETDPHWSPESREMIESLGKLAFDQLQKGNLIFYESDLTECGIDIRAASVYSGVFTQIFKEERGLYQDKVFCFIHLSVQEFLAALHVHLTFINSGLNLLEEQKTTSKRSKPRYFTETHFYQSAVNKALQSPNGHLDLFLRFLLGLSLQTSQTLLQGLLIQTGSSSQTNQETVQYIKEKLSENLTAEKSINLFHCLNELNDRSLVKEIQQSLRSGSLSTDKLSPAQWSALVFILLSSEEDLDVFDLKKYSASEEALLRLLPVVKASKKALLSCCNLSERTCEALSTVLCSQSCSLKELDLSNNNLQDSGVKLLSVGLESPQCTLETLSLSGCLITEEGCTSLASAISSNPSHLKELDLSYNHSRGFGMQRLSAGMSDPCWRLETLRFLSNHSRHKHSEHKPPTV